The Stygiolobus azoricus genome window below encodes:
- the sfsA gene encoding DNA/RNA nuclease SfsA, protein MIVYTFPALKEEIVKERPNRFTVITVSGRKCHLHDPGRLKELIYPGNRILIREVKGNRKTDCQVTAAWSGKEWVVTDSSIHSEIARKFLPTDAESEVRVGESRLDFVFDDTFVEVKGCTLVKDGVALFPDAPTERGRRHIEELIKLKREGHNAVILILVMRSDATCFSPNFETDKKFSETFLRALKEGVKVEVKTFYFDDKSLVYKGDIPICRDLLH, encoded by the coding sequence GTGATCGTTTACACTTTTCCAGCTTTAAAGGAGGAAATAGTAAAGGAAAGACCTAACCGCTTTACAGTGATAACAGTCTCAGGAAGAAAGTGTCATCTCCACGACCCCGGTAGGCTAAAGGAGTTGATTTATCCAGGTAATAGGATCCTCATAAGGGAAGTTAAGGGCAATAGGAAGACTGATTGTCAAGTAACTGCAGCATGGAGCGGTAAGGAGTGGGTTGTCACGGACTCCAGTATTCATAGCGAGATAGCTAGAAAATTCCTCCCTACTGATGCTGAGAGCGAGGTCAGAGTTGGAGAGAGTAGACTGGACTTCGTTTTCGACGATACTTTCGTAGAGGTTAAGGGGTGTACTTTAGTCAAAGACGGAGTAGCGTTGTTTCCCGACGCTCCAACGGAGAGAGGTAGGAGACATATTGAGGAGTTGATAAAGCTGAAGAGGGAAGGTCATAATGCTGTTATACTGATCTTGGTGATGAGGAGTGACGCTACTTGTTTTTCTCCTAACTTCGAAACAGATAAAAAGTTCTCTGAGACTTTTCTGAGGGCATTGAAGGAGGGAGTTAAGGTTGAGGTTAAGACCTTTTATTTTGACGATAAATCCCTTGTCTACAAGGGTGACATACCGATATGTAGAGATCTTCTCCATTAG
- a CDS encoding dTDP-glucose 4,6-dehydratase: protein MKIIVVGGAGFIGSAFVRELNKRGIRPLVVDLLTYAGRKENLKETDHDFIQADVRSDQIHDIIKDYSPDVVINFAAETHVDRSIYKPQDFVTTNVLGTVNLLEASRKFGFKYIHISTDEVYGEECGDENSPLRPSSPYSASKASADLFVKAYVRTYGINAIIVRPSNNYGPRQFPEKLIPKAIIRTLLGMHVPVYGDGKAERDWIFVEDTARIIFDVMSKAEWRGEAYNIPGGQRYNVLEVLKMLEEVSGREVRIKFVSDRPGHDRRYCMTTTMKYEVTPFKEGLRKTYEWYLNSKWWWEPLITDKFFVEDEPWLAVKSK, encoded by the coding sequence ATGAAAATCATCGTAGTTGGGGGAGCGGGATTCATAGGTTCTGCTTTCGTAAGGGAGTTAAACAAGAGGGGTATCAGACCCCTTGTTGTCGACCTATTAACCTATGCAGGGAGGAAGGAAAACCTTAAGGAGACAGACCACGACTTTATCCAGGCTGACGTAAGGAGCGACCAAATACACGACATAATTAAAGACTATTCACCTGATGTAGTGATTAATTTCGCAGCTGAGACTCATGTAGATAGATCGATTTACAAACCCCAGGATTTCGTAACCACCAACGTGCTCGGTACCGTAAACTTACTTGAGGCTTCAAGGAAGTTCGGTTTTAAATACATCCACATTTCAACAGACGAGGTATACGGTGAGGAGTGCGGAGATGAAAACTCACCTCTAAGACCCTCATCACCTTATAGCGCCTCTAAAGCATCAGCAGACCTATTTGTAAAGGCTTACGTGAGGACTTACGGTATAAACGCGATTATAGTGAGACCTTCTAATAATTATGGCCCCAGACAGTTCCCTGAAAAGTTAATACCAAAGGCTATAATCAGGACACTTCTAGGTATGCATGTACCCGTGTATGGTGATGGTAAAGCTGAAAGGGATTGGATATTCGTAGAGGACACTGCTAGGATAATTTTCGACGTGATGAGCAAAGCGGAGTGGAGAGGAGAAGCTTATAACATCCCGGGTGGACAGAGATATAACGTGCTTGAGGTACTGAAGATGTTAGAGGAAGTTAGTGGCAGAGAGGTTAGGATAAAATTCGTCTCAGATCGACCTGGTCACGACAGAAGGTATTGTATGACGACTACTATGAAGTATGAAGTAACACCCTTCAAGGAAGGACTGAGAAAAACTTACGAGTGGTATTTGAATAGCAAATGGTGGTGGGAGCCGTTAATTACGGATAAGTTCTTCGTAGAAGATGAGCCGTGGCTAGCAGTAAAGAGTAAGTAG
- a CDS encoding Gfo/Idh/MocA family protein, with the protein MKIAVVGCRGFGRVHLNALSELRKDRELEVYVFSRTEKYAKECYKEFDAQGYFTSYEKVLTSNVDIIDLVVSHDAHEPMGVSAMRNKKHVMLEKPIARNEEEAMRLIETAKATRVKFMVLENHYFDPSVWKAKELMEKLGSISLILVRNTRFNSPQGWRRVKDLMGGGALIDGGIHFVDTLLNLGGDYTSVYASCNSTFSGLEGEDTTVAVFKFKNGAVRNLVYSWTSQSRGEFPHFEIYGENGTIKEDTRSRVSIKPYGDLIVEWKNGETQVISTEKVNAVKEEIKGFINAVERDSEVPMDPMIALRDLKAVRDIYRSCGEIKE; encoded by the coding sequence ATGAAAATAGCCGTAGTCGGGTGTAGAGGTTTCGGCAGAGTCCACTTAAACGCTCTATCTGAGTTGAGAAAAGACCGTGAACTTGAAGTGTACGTTTTCAGCAGGACTGAGAAGTACGCAAAAGAGTGTTACAAGGAGTTCGATGCTCAAGGTTATTTCACGAGCTACGAAAAAGTCCTTACCTCCAATGTGGACATCATAGACTTAGTGGTGAGCCATGATGCTCACGAACCTATGGGAGTCTCAGCTATGAGGAATAAGAAGCATGTTATGTTAGAAAAACCTATTGCTAGAAATGAGGAAGAGGCGATGAGGTTAATTGAGACAGCAAAGGCAACTAGAGTAAAGTTCATGGTACTAGAGAATCACTACTTTGATCCATCAGTCTGGAAGGCAAAAGAGCTAATGGAAAAGTTGGGAAGTATTTCGCTAATCCTGGTGAGGAACACGAGGTTTAATTCGCCTCAGGGGTGGAGGAGAGTAAAGGATTTGATGGGAGGCGGAGCACTGATTGACGGTGGTATACATTTCGTAGATACGCTGTTGAACCTAGGGGGAGACTACACTAGCGTTTATGCGTCATGTAATTCAACATTTTCTGGACTTGAGGGAGAAGATACTACGGTTGCCGTGTTTAAATTTAAGAACGGGGCAGTGAGAAACTTAGTCTACTCTTGGACTTCACAGTCAAGGGGCGAATTCCCGCACTTTGAGATATATGGTGAAAACGGAACTATTAAAGAGGATACCAGAAGTAGGGTCAGTATCAAACCTTACGGCGATTTAATAGTGGAGTGGAAGAACGGAGAGACCCAAGTTATCTCGACCGAGAAAGTAAACGCGGTTAAGGAGGAGATAAAGGGTTTTATTAACGCGGTAGAAAGGGATAGTGAAGTACCGATGGATCCCATGATAGCGCTGAGAGACTTAAAGGCTGTAAGGGACATATATAGAAGTTGCGGAGAAATAAAGGAATAA